One Halomonas sp. M4R1S46 genomic window carries:
- a CDS encoding DsbC family protein — MRVSTLVFVAALALPTLAQADAAERLAERLEVNGQRMPVEQVEETPLAGFFRVRLETGETFYTDAAGDYFLVGDLYENAESGLVNLTEQARNAERAARLAEIPEAQRVIFRSTVEPRARLVVFTDTTCPYCRRLHEEVPRLNEMGIEVDYLAFPRAGMNSPGARQMQQVWCADNPSEAMSGAKRDTALEGDADCDNPVEEQYHLGMELGVQGTPAIVLPDGRLVPGYVPAERLAAMLGLND; from the coding sequence ATGAGAGTATCGACCCTAGTCTTCGTCGCCGCCCTGGCGTTGCCCACCCTGGCCCAGGCCGATGCCGCCGAACGCCTGGCCGAGCGGCTCGAGGTCAACGGCCAACGCATGCCGGTGGAGCAGGTGGAGGAGACGCCGCTGGCCGGCTTCTTCCGGGTGCGCCTGGAGACCGGCGAGACCTTCTACACCGACGCTGCGGGCGACTACTTCCTGGTCGGCGACCTCTACGAGAACGCCGAGAGCGGACTGGTCAACCTCACCGAGCAGGCCCGCAACGCCGAGCGCGCGGCGCGCCTCGCCGAGATCCCCGAGGCACAGCGGGTGATCTTCCGCAGCACCGTCGAGCCCCGCGCCCGGCTGGTGGTGTTCACCGATACCACCTGCCCCTACTGCCGGCGGCTGCACGAGGAAGTGCCGCGGCTCAACGAGATGGGCATCGAGGTGGACTACCTGGCCTTCCCGCGGGCGGGGATGAACTCGCCCGGCGCCCGGCAGATGCAGCAGGTCTGGTGCGCCGACAATCCCAGCGAGGCGATGTCGGGCGCCAAGCGCGATACCGCCCTCGAAGGCGACGCAGACTGCGACAATCCGGTCGAGGAACAGTATCATCTGGGCATGGAACTCGGTGTCCAGGGGACACCGGCCATCGTCCTGCCCGATGGACGCCTGGTGCCCGGCTACGTGCCGGCGGAGCGCCTGGCCGCCATGCTCGGACTGAACGACTGA
- a CDS encoding VOC family protein — translation MPSLNGVLETALYVEDMARARAFFEGVMGLEAFTADHRFTAYDAGAGSVLLLFLRGETLETVVLPGDMGTIPPHDGAGRVHMAFAIAERDLAAWEAQLGDHGVAIEGRTHWPRGGESVYFRDPDGHLLELATPGVWPNY, via the coding sequence ATGCCCAGTCTGAACGGGGTGCTGGAAACGGCCCTCTACGTGGAAGACATGGCCCGGGCTCGAGCCTTCTTCGAGGGGGTCATGGGACTCGAGGCCTTCACCGCCGATCATCGTTTCACCGCCTACGATGCCGGGGCCGGTTCGGTGCTACTGCTCTTCCTGCGCGGCGAGACCCTCGAGACCGTGGTCCTGCCCGGCGACATGGGCACCATCCCGCCCCATGACGGGGCCGGACGGGTGCACATGGCCTTCGCCATCGCCGAGCGCGATCTGGCGGCCTGGGAGGCTCAGCTCGGCGATCACGGCGTCGCCATCGAGGGCCGTACCCACTGGCCAAGGGGCGGCGAGAGCGTCTATTTCCGCGACCCCGACGGCCACCTCCTGGAGCTGGCCACGCCCGGCGTCTGGCCCAACTACTGA
- the xerD gene encoding site-specific tyrosine recombinase XerD, with translation MTAKPDDQALIDAFLDGLWLEQGVSDNTLAAYRRDLLAWAAWLAEQGEALLAPGPETLTAWLEGRREAGYQLRSNARLLSSLRRFYRWALVEQRIDRDPLAEVRLPRVRPSLPDTLEEAEVERLLEAPDLDTDLGMRDRAMLEVLYGAGLRVSELVGLTTDALNLRQGVVRVRGKGDKDRLVPLGEEAVDWVSRYLRTSRGALMRDITRPALFPGRGDACLTRQAFWHRIKAHARVAGIDRPLSPHTLRHAFATHLLNHGANLRVVQLLLGHSDLSTTQIYTHVAQVRLEALHADHHPRG, from the coding sequence ATGACGGCCAAGCCTGACGACCAGGCCCTGATCGACGCCTTCCTCGACGGCCTCTGGCTGGAGCAGGGCGTCAGTGACAACACCCTGGCGGCCTACCGCCGCGACCTTCTCGCCTGGGCGGCCTGGCTGGCGGAGCAGGGCGAGGCGCTGCTGGCCCCCGGGCCCGAGACCCTGACCGCCTGGCTCGAGGGCCGCCGCGAGGCCGGCTACCAGTTGCGCAGCAACGCCCGGCTGCTCTCCAGCCTGAGGCGGTTCTATCGCTGGGCCCTGGTCGAGCAGCGGATCGACCGGGACCCCCTGGCCGAGGTGCGCCTGCCCCGAGTCCGGCCCTCGCTGCCCGATACCCTGGAGGAGGCCGAGGTCGAGCGTCTCCTCGAGGCCCCCGATCTCGACACCGACCTGGGAATGCGCGATCGGGCCATGCTGGAGGTGCTCTATGGCGCCGGCCTGCGGGTCTCCGAGCTGGTGGGCCTGACCACCGATGCCCTGAACCTGCGCCAGGGGGTGGTCCGGGTCCGCGGCAAGGGCGACAAGGACCGGCTGGTGCCGCTGGGCGAGGAGGCCGTGGACTGGGTGTCGCGCTACCTGCGTACCAGCCGCGGCGCGCTGATGCGCGATATCACCCGCCCGGCACTGTTCCCCGGGCGCGGCGATGCCTGCCTGACGCGCCAGGCCTTCTGGCACCGCATCAAGGCTCACGCCCGCGTCGCCGGCATCGACCGTCCGTTGTCGCCGCATACCCTGCGGCACGCCTTCGCCACCCACCTGTTGAATCATGGGGCCAATCTGCGTGTCGTACAGCTGTTGCTGGGCCACAGTGACCTGTCGACCACGCAGATCTACACCCATGTGGCGCAGGTCCGACTCGAGGCCCTGCACGCCGACCATCATCCCCGAGGCTGA
- the thrC gene encoding threonine synthase, whose product MRYISTRGQAPALSFEEVVLTGMASDGGLYVPETVPQLSHEDLADMAGCSYAEIAFQVMKPYVDGEIDDDTFRAIVRDAYATFSHDAVVPLNQLDANHFLLELFHGPTLAFKDVALQLLGRILDHFLKKRGERAVIMGATSGDTGSAAIEGCRHCDNLDIFILHPHNRVSEVQRRQMTTVLADNVFNVAIEGNFDDAQAMVKASFADQGFLNGTRLVAVNSINWARIMAQIVYYVAAAVALGAPYRKVSFCVPSANFGNVFAGYMAHRMGLPVERFVIATNANDILHRTLADNDFSRQELVATLAPSMDIVVSSNFERLLFEAYERDGAAVAELLERFQSEPAALAEAPLARLRESFASHSVDDATILEVIREAHHRTQEILDPHTATGYRAAECERGAPTVPMVTLATAHPAKFAEAVVKAGFPGVPLPPHMDDLLEREERYTVLPAELAEVQKFVADNRR is encoded by the coding sequence ATGCGCTATATCAGTACCCGCGGGCAGGCGCCCGCGCTGTCCTTCGAGGAGGTCGTGCTCACCGGCATGGCCAGCGACGGCGGCCTCTACGTGCCCGAGACCGTCCCCCAGCTCAGCCACGAAGACCTGGCCGATATGGCCGGGTGCTCCTATGCCGAGATCGCCTTCCAGGTGATGAAGCCCTACGTGGACGGCGAGATCGACGACGACACCTTCCGGGCCATCGTCCGTGACGCCTACGCCACCTTCAGCCACGACGCCGTGGTGCCGCTCAACCAGCTCGACGCCAACCACTTCCTGCTCGAGCTCTTCCACGGCCCGACCCTGGCCTTCAAGGACGTGGCGCTGCAACTGCTCGGTCGGATCCTCGACCACTTCCTGAAGAAGCGCGGCGAGCGTGCGGTGATCATGGGCGCCACCTCGGGGGACACCGGCTCCGCCGCCATCGAGGGCTGCCGCCACTGCGACAACCTCGACATCTTCATCCTGCATCCCCATAACCGGGTCTCGGAGGTACAGCGCCGCCAGATGACCACGGTGCTGGCCGACAACGTCTTCAACGTGGCCATCGAGGGCAACTTCGACGACGCCCAGGCCATGGTCAAGGCCAGCTTCGCCGACCAGGGCTTCCTGAACGGCACCCGGCTGGTGGCGGTGAACTCGATCAACTGGGCGCGCATCATGGCCCAGATCGTCTACTACGTGGCCGCCGCCGTGGCGCTGGGCGCGCCGTACCGCAAGGTGAGCTTCTGCGTCCCCTCGGCCAACTTCGGCAACGTCTTCGCCGGCTACATGGCCCACCGCATGGGCCTGCCGGTGGAGCGCTTCGTGATCGCCACCAACGCCAACGACATCCTGCACCGCACGCTGGCCGACAACGACTTCTCCAGGCAGGAGCTGGTTGCCACCCTGGCCCCGTCGATGGACATCGTGGTGTCGTCCAACTTCGAGCGGCTGCTGTTCGAGGCCTACGAGCGGGACGGCGCGGCCGTGGCCGAGCTGCTGGAGCGCTTCCAGAGCGAGCCCGCGGCGCTGGCCGAGGCACCGCTCGCACGGCTGCGCGAGAGTTTCGCCAGCCACAGCGTCGATGACGCCACCATCCTGGAGGTGATCCGGGAGGCGCATCACCGTACCCAGGAGATCCTCGACCCGCACACCGCCACCGGCTATCGCGCCGCCGAGTGCGAGCGTGGAGCGCCCACGGTGCCGATGGTGACCCTGGCCACTGCCCACCCGGCCAAGTTCGCCGAGGCCGTGGTCAAGGCCGGCTTCCCCGGCGTGCCGCTGCCGCCGCACATGGACGACCTGCTGGAGCGCGAGGAGCGCTACACGGTGTTGCCGGCGGAACTCGCCGAGGTGCAGAAGTTCGTCGCCGATAACCGGCGGTAA
- a CDS encoding peroxiredoxin, translating to MSLRIGSTAPDFTAETTQGTLRFHEWIGDSWCILFSHPKDFTPVCTTELGYMAKLKPEFDKRDTKIIGLSVDPVDNHQAWSRDIEETQGAAPNYPMIGDDKLEVAKLYDMLPEDLEGEAEGRTPADNATVRSVFIIGPDKKVKAMLTYPMTSGRNFDEVLRLLDSIQLTTTHTLATPVNWRPGEDVIIPPSVSDEEARQKYPDGFTTLKPYLRTLKSPV from the coding sequence ATGAGCCTACGAATCGGCAGCACCGCGCCGGACTTCACCGCGGAGACGACGCAGGGGACCCTGCGCTTCCATGAGTGGATCGGTGACAGCTGGTGCATCCTGTTCTCGCACCCCAAGGACTTCACGCCGGTCTGCACCACGGAGCTCGGTTACATGGCGAAGCTGAAGCCCGAGTTCGACAAGCGTGATACCAAGATCATCGGCCTGTCGGTGGACCCGGTCGACAACCACCAGGCCTGGTCCAGGGATATCGAGGAGACCCAGGGTGCGGCGCCCAACTATCCGATGATCGGCGACGACAAACTCGAAGTCGCCAAGCTCTACGATATGTTGCCGGAGGACCTCGAAGGGGAAGCAGAGGGTCGCACCCCGGCGGACAATGCCACCGTGCGTTCGGTCTTCATCATCGGCCCGGACAAGAAGGTGAAGGCGATGCTGACCTATCCCATGACCTCGGGGCGCAACTTCGATGAGGTCCTGCGACTGCTGGATTCCATTCAGTTGACCACCACGCACACCCTGGCGACCCCCGTGAACTGGCGACCGGGCGAGGACGTCATCATCCCGCCGTCCGTCAGCGATGAGGAGGCGCGGCAGAAGTATCCGGACGGGTTCACGACCCTGAAGCCCTACCTGCGGACGCTCAAGTCGCCGGTCTGA
- a CDS encoding single-stranded-DNA-specific exonuclease RecJ, with amino-acid sequence MTDPIDLHERLKPRILPRPRDAAVEARALAEGLTPLQARVLAGRLPGHEGDLAPLVSPSLRHLAHPERLRDARLAAERIAQAVVEGEHIGILTDYDVDGITSHVVIRRTLNELFGVPESRLHSLIGHRIHDGYGISLPLVERTLKLSPRPSLVITADCGSSDEPRIARLKAAGIDVVVSDHHALPVEGPPASAYATINPTREDCDYPDPTIAGCMVAWLVMSLARGVLIEWGVLPAATPKLSPWLSYVALGTVADCVSLGGSAANRAVVAQGLTLINRMDAACWRAMAERLGADSVPFDAETLAFQMGPRINARSRLDDPYAALHFMLAEQDDVAQRYLDVLDQDNQSRKAIEAEMTEQAKGLAMPQLAADAPALVVFLEEGHPGVQGIVASRLVQAYGRPTLVLTPAAQPGMLTGSGRSIEALHLRDALQRTFELAPQALPRFGGHRGAAGVGVPREALGVFREALLRAVGEQLGDAELGPRVFTDGELAAGQLALSTLDELEALGPYGREFDAPLFEGAFLVERLRPVGADGSHLMLELSAGAVAVRAIWFRALTPGEVPAFGVGERLHCAFKLNRNRWRGRESLQLMIEHAVPLGE; translated from the coding sequence GTGACCGATCCCATCGACCTGCATGAGCGGCTGAAGCCGCGCATCCTGCCGCGTCCCCGTGACGCGGCCGTCGAGGCCCGTGCCCTGGCGGAGGGGCTCACGCCGCTGCAGGCGCGGGTGCTGGCCGGCCGGCTGCCTGGCCATGAGGGCGACCTCGCGCCGCTGGTGTCGCCGAGCCTGCGCCACCTGGCGCACCCCGAGCGTCTGCGGGACGCCCGCCTTGCCGCCGAGCGCATCGCCCAGGCGGTGGTCGAGGGCGAGCACATCGGCATCCTCACCGACTACGACGTGGACGGCATCACCTCCCATGTGGTGATCCGGCGCACCCTGAACGAGTTGTTCGGGGTCCCCGAGTCGCGACTGCACAGCCTGATCGGCCATCGCATCCATGACGGCTACGGCATCAGCCTGCCGCTGGTGGAGCGCACCCTGAAGCTCTCGCCGCGGCCGAGCCTGGTGATCACCGCCGACTGCGGCAGTTCCGACGAACCGCGCATCGCAAGGCTCAAGGCGGCCGGCATCGACGTGGTGGTCAGCGACCACCATGCGCTCCCGGTGGAGGGGCCCCCGGCCTCGGCCTATGCCACCATCAACCCGACCCGCGAGGACTGCGACTACCCGGACCCGACCATCGCCGGCTGCATGGTCGCCTGGCTGGTGATGTCGCTGGCCCGCGGCGTGCTGATCGAGTGGGGCGTGCTGCCGGCCGCCACGCCCAAGCTCTCGCCCTGGCTGTCCTACGTCGCGCTGGGCACGGTGGCGGACTGCGTGTCGCTCGGCGGCAGTGCCGCCAACCGCGCGGTGGTGGCCCAGGGACTGACCCTGATCAACCGCATGGACGCGGCCTGCTGGCGGGCCATGGCCGAGCGGCTGGGCGCCGACAGCGTGCCCTTCGATGCCGAGACCCTGGCCTTCCAGATGGGGCCCCGCATCAATGCCCGCTCGCGGCTGGACGATCCCTATGCCGCCCTGCACTTCATGCTCGCGGAGCAGGATGACGTCGCGCAACGCTACCTCGACGTGCTGGATCAGGACAACCAGTCCCGCAAGGCCATCGAGGCGGAGATGACCGAGCAGGCGAAGGGGCTGGCGATGCCCCAGCTCGCCGCCGACGCCCCGGCGCTGGTGGTGTTCCTCGAGGAGGGGCATCCCGGCGTCCAGGGCATCGTGGCCTCGCGCCTGGTGCAGGCCTACGGCCGGCCGACCCTGGTGCTCACCCCGGCGGCCCAGCCGGGCATGCTCACCGGCTCCGGCCGTTCCATCGAGGCGCTGCACCTGCGCGATGCCCTGCAGCGTACCTTCGAGCTGGCGCCGCAGGCGCTGCCCCGCTTCGGCGGGCACCGTGGCGCCGCCGGGGTGGGCGTGCCGCGGGAGGCGCTCGGGGTCTTCCGCGAGGCCTTGCTGCGGGCCGTGGGAGAGCAGCTGGGCGATGCCGAGCTCGGCCCGCGGGTGTTCACCGACGGCGAGCTCGCCGCGGGCCAGCTGGCCCTTTCGACCCTGGACGAGCTCGAGGCCCTGGGGCCCTACGGCCGGGAGTTCGACGCGCCGCTGTTCGAGGGGGCCTTCCTGGTCGAGCGGCTGCGTCCGGTGGGCGCCGACGGCAGCCATCTGATGCTCGAGCTGTCCGCCGGCGCCGTCGCCGTGCGGGCGATCTGGTTCCGGGCACTGACGCCGGGGGAGGTGCCGGCCTTCGGCGTCGGCGAGCGGCTTCACTGTGCCTTCAAGCTCAACCGCAATCGCTGGCGGGGACGCGAGTCGTTACAGCTGATGATCGAGCATGCCGTGCCGCTGGGGGAATGA
- a CDS encoding homoserine dehydrogenase has product MKPVRVGICGLGTVGGGTFNVLTRNADDIARRAGRPIVIEQVAYRTPNPECDVTGIKTTQDVFEVASNPDIDVLVELIGGYDVARELVLTAIENGKHVVTANKALIAVHGNEIFQAAHEKGVIVAFEAAVAGGIPVIKSLREGLGANRIEWLAGIINGTGNFILTHMRDEGRAFEDVLAEAQALGYAEADPTFDVEGIDAAHKLTILASIAYGVPLQFEKAYTEGISRVTAEDVEQADNLGYIIKHLGISKRTEAGLELRVHPTLIPKERLLANVHGVKNAIAIMGDAVGPTLYYGAGAGAEPTASAVVADVLDVARDITTDHHYRVPYLAFSGIGENADQPPILAMEEISTAYYLRLLAVDRPGVLARVATILSEEGISIEALIQKEATEGELVPIILLTHRTREKHMNEAIRKIESMADIAGSVTRIRVESLDENE; this is encoded by the coding sequence TTGAAACCGGTGAGAGTGGGAATCTGTGGCCTGGGCACCGTCGGGGGCGGGACCTTCAACGTGCTGACACGCAACGCCGACGACATCGCCCGTCGTGCGGGGCGGCCCATCGTGATCGAGCAGGTGGCCTACCGCACGCCCAACCCCGAGTGTGACGTCACCGGCATCAAGACCACCCAGGACGTCTTCGAGGTGGCCTCCAACCCCGATATCGACGTCCTCGTCGAACTGATCGGTGGCTATGACGTGGCCCGCGAGCTGGTGCTCACCGCCATCGAGAACGGCAAGCACGTGGTCACCGCCAACAAGGCACTGATCGCGGTGCACGGCAACGAGATCTTCCAGGCGGCCCACGAGAAGGGCGTGATCGTGGCCTTCGAGGCCGCGGTGGCCGGCGGCATCCCGGTGATCAAGTCGCTGCGCGAGGGCCTGGGCGCCAACCGCATCGAGTGGCTGGCCGGCATCATCAACGGCACCGGCAACTTCATCCTCACGCACATGCGCGACGAGGGCCGGGCCTTCGAGGACGTGCTCGCCGAGGCCCAGGCGCTGGGCTATGCCGAGGCCGACCCGACCTTCGACGTGGAAGGCATCGATGCCGCCCACAAGCTGACCATCCTGGCCTCCATCGCCTACGGCGTGCCGCTGCAGTTCGAGAAGGCCTACACCGAGGGCATCTCCCGGGTGACCGCCGAGGACGTCGAACAGGCCGACAACCTGGGCTACATCATCAAGCACCTGGGCATCTCCAAGCGCACCGAGGCGGGCCTCGAGCTGCGCGTGCATCCGACCCTGATTCCCAAGGAGCGGCTGCTGGCCAACGTCCACGGCGTCAAGAATGCCATCGCCATCATGGGCGATGCCGTGGGCCCGACCCTCTACTACGGTGCCGGCGCCGGCGCCGAGCCCACCGCCTCGGCGGTGGTGGCCGACGTGCTCGACGTGGCCCGGGACATCACCACCGACCATCACTATCGGGTGCCCTACCTGGCCTTCAGCGGCATCGGCGAGAACGCCGACCAGCCGCCGATCCTGGCCATGGAGGAGATCAGCACCGCCTACTACCTGCGCCTGCTGGCGGTGGACCGCCCCGGCGTGCTGGCCCGGGTGGCGACCATCCTCTCCGAGGAGGGCATCTCCATCGAGGCGCTGATCCAGAAGGAGGCCACCGAAGGTGAACTGGTGCCGATCATCCTGCTGACCCATCGCACCCGCGAGAAGCACATGAACGAGGCGATCCGCAAGATCGAGTCCATGGCCGACATCGCCGGCTCGGTGACGCGGATTCGGGTCGAGTCGCTGGACGAGAACGAATGA